DNA from Desulfarculus baarsii DSM 2075:
CAACTTTGACATCAAGCCCATCTCCGCCAGCGCCGACGAGGACTTGAAGGCCATCCTGGGCTGATCGCGCCCACGCCCGCGGAAAAACCCACCCCGCCCCGGAGCCGGCCCAGGCTCCGGGGCCTCTGCTTGCGCGGAGGCCAGCGCTCGTGCATAATTGAGGCCGGTTCATGTCACCGTCACCATCGGCCGGAGCCTTGCCCCGTGGAAGAAAAATCCCTGCAACAACGCCTGGACCACGCCCGCCACACCGTCGGCGGCGATCCCTGGGCCAAATTCATCGACATCCGCATCGATGAAGTCGAGGAGCGCTACGCCAAGGTCAGCATCCTGCCCGAGGCTCGGCACTTGAACGCCCTGGGCATGGTCCACGGCGCGGTATTCTACGCCCTGGCCGACCAGGCCTACGCCGTGGCCTCCAACACCGCGCCCAGCCCGGCCGTGCTCATCGAGGCCAACCTGAACATCCTCAACGCCGGCAAGCCCGGCGTGCGGCTGTGCGCCGAGGCCAGGGCCAGGGACGTCAAACGCAAGCTGACCACCTGGGACGTGGAGATCAAAGACCCCGACGGCAAGCTGATGGCCGTGTCCAGAGGGATCACCTACTCGCTGTGAGCGCCGGCCCGCGACCGGCCGACTGGGCCCTGCTTCTGGCGGCCATGGGCGGCTTGGCCGCGGGCTGGCTGTGGCCCAGGGCGGGGATCATCATCGCCCCATACCTGGCCTGGTGCATGGCCGGGGTGTTGTTCCTGGCCTTTTTGCGGCTGGATTTCGCGGCGCTCACGCGCGTGGACCGGGCCTCCCTGGGCGGCCTGGCCACCTGGACGACGCTCAAGCTGATCTTGCTGCCGCTGGCGGCCTGGGCCGTGACGGCGATTCTGGCCCCGCGCTGGGCCTTGGCGGCGTTGGTGCTCAGCGGCGTCAGCGCCGGGGTGACCTCGCCGTTTTTTGCCGGGCTGCTGGGGGCCGACATGGCCGGGGCCCTGCGCCTGGTGATGGCCAGCTCGCTTTTGGCCCCGCTGAGTCTGCCGGCGCTGGTGGAGCTTTTGGCCGGCCGCCACATGAGCGCCTCCTTGACCGACATGGCCGCCATGCTGGCGGCGGTGATCCTCTCGCCGCTGCTGCTGGCCAGGGTCTGTCGCCTCTTGTGGCCCCGGGCTGCCCTGGCCGTGGCCGCGCGCGGCCTACCGCTGAATCTGGCCATCATCTTTTGCGCCAACGCCGGGGTGATGGCCAAATACGGCCAATATCTGCGCGGCCGACCGCTGGAGCTGCTGGCCGCCCTGGGCTTGGCCTGTTTGCTGGCCCTGGCCTACGCCGGGATCGGCCTGGGCCTGGGCCGGCTGAGCAATGGGCGGCTGGACGGCCTGACCGGCGCGGCGGGCCTGGCTTTTTGCAACAATATCCTGGCGCTGGTCTTTGCCGAGCGCTTTTTCGGCCCCTTGGAAGCCCTGTTGTGCGCGGCCTACACCGCGCCCTACTTTTTGGTGCTGATCCCCTTGCGCCTGGCCGCCGGCCGGGCCGGCAGGAGCGAACGATGAGCTGGCGGTTTCTGCTTTTCATCTCGACGTTTTTCGCCATCTACGGCGGGGCCAACGCGCTGATCTTCCGCTGGCTGCGGCCGGTGCTGCCGGCGGCCGGCCCGTGGCGGTTGGGGCTGATGCTGTGGTTTGGCCTGATGGTGCTTTCGCCGGTGATCAGTCGCAACCTGGAGTCGTGGGGCTGGCTGCGGCCGGCGGCGGTCTTCGACGTGGTGGGCTATTATTGGATGGGCCTGGTTTTCGTGGGCATCTTCTTGCTGGGCCTGGCCAAGCTGGCCGGCTGGCTGTTGCCCATCGGCCCCAAGACGGCCGTGTGGCTGGGCCTTTTGGCCACGGCGGCGGCCTTTGCCTATGGCTATTACGAGGCGGCCAATCCGGGCCTGAGCTTTGTCACGGTCGAAGCCAAACTGCCGCCGGGCGTCAAACGCATCCGCATCGCCCAGATCGCCGATCAGCACCTGGGCTACACCATCAACTCCGACCGCCTGGCCAACGTCTGCCGCCTGGTGGCCAGCCAAAAGCCCGACATCGTCGTCAGCACCGGCGATCTGCTGGAAAACACCATGGCCGACCCCGCCGCCGTGCTGGAGCCCCTGCGCCGCCTGGACCCGCCCCTGGGCAAGTGGGCCGTGCTGGGCAATCACGAGTTTTACATGGATTTGAACGCGGCCTTGGAGTATCACCGCATGGCCGGCTTCGAGCTGCTGCGCGGCCAGGGCCGCGCGCTGCCCGGCGCGCTGAGCCTGGCCGGCGTCGACGACCGGCCCCAGTCCGACGGCCCGGCCGAACGGGCCATGCTCCAGGCCCTGCCCCAGGACATGCCGGTGGTGTTTCTGAAACATCGGCCCGACGTCACCGACGAAAGCCGGGGGCGCTTCGACCTGATGCTCTGCGGCCACACCCACGGTGGGCAGATGTTTCCTTTTGGGTTGATCGTGCGGCGGGTCTTCCCCATGCTGGAGGGCCTGCACCAACTGCCCGGCGGCGAAAAGGTCTTCGTCAGCCGGGGTTCGGGCCTGTGGGGCCCGCCGCTACGCATCCTGGCCCCGCCCGAGGTGGTGATCATCGACCTCGTGCCGGCCGGGGCCAAGTAGCGCCGCGCGCCAACTGGCCGGGCCACGCCAAGCGCCCCAGCCACGCGCCAGCGCGACGTTCCACGGCCCCCGACCGCGACCCCCTCGGCCCACGGGCCTAGCAGGCCTTCAGGGCCTCTTCCTTGGTGGCGAAGAGGGGAATGATCTTGGTGAAGCCGGCGATCTCAAAGACCTGCTTGACCTCGGGACGCGGCGCGAACAGGGCCAGCTTGCCCTTGCGCGCGGCCATCTCCTTGGCCCGCATCAGCAATATGCGCAGCCCCGCGCTGCTGATGTATTCCAGCTCGCTCATGTCGCACAGCAAGAGTTTGTCGTCCTCGGTCAACTGGCCCTGCATGGCTTGATCGACCATCGGGCTGGAGCTGGCGTCGAGCCGCCCGACCAACTTGCAGATAAGCGCGCCGCCTTCGCGGACAGACGTGACTTCCATCGCATAACTCCTTGGCACGAGGCGTCGAAGGCGATTTTTACAGCAAACGCCGGCAATGTCAAACACAACCAACGCCGGGGCGCCAACAGCCGCGCGGCTCGATCGATCGGCCATTTTATCCTTGGCCGCCGGCCCCGGCTCTGGCAATAATCTAAGGAATATGCGGCGGCCCACCCACGCCATCATTACGCAGCAACCGACCACCGACCGCTTCCGCCGGAGAAGACTTGATGCGCAGCCACAAAAACACCTACTGGCCCGATGACTACCAGTACAAGAAGTACAATGTCACCCAGGCCATCAGCCGCATCCGGCCTGGCCAGCGCGTGTTCATCGGCTCGGGCGCCGGAGAGCCCCAGGCCCTGGTGCGCGAGCTTTCCAAAAGCTCCAGCCATTTCACCGACGTGGAGATCGTGCGCCTGTTGGGCCTGGAAAGCTCGCCCCTGGCCCCCATCGCCATGCGCACCTCCGGCCACAGCCTCAACGTGCGCTATTTCTACCTGGGCTCGGCCAAGACCCAGACCCTGGCCGCCTCCAAGCGCTTTTTCACGCCGATCAACCTCTCGGCCGTGCCGCGCCTGTTCAAAACGCGCCAACTGCCCATCCACGTGGCCCTGATCCAGTGCTCCGAGCCAGACGACTTCGGCTGGATGAGCCTGGGCGTCAGCGTCGACGTGACCCTGGCCGCCGTCCAGGCCGCCGACATGGTCATCGCCCAGGTCAACCCCAAGATGCCCCGCGTCCTGGGCCACGGCTTCGTCCACGTCAACGACGTCGACATCATCGTCGAGCGCGAGGAAGAACTGATCTACCTCGAGCAATCGCCCAACTTCGAGTCGGCCAACCTCATCGCCAAACACGTGGCCAAGCTCATCGACGACGGTTCGACCCTGCAAATGAGCCTGGGCGCCACGCCCCAGGCCATCTGGCTGGGCGTCTCCAGCAAAAACGACCTGGGCGTGCACACCCAGTTTCTCACCGACGGCGTGATGAAGCTCTTTGCCCAGGGCGTGATCAACAACAAAAACAAAGGCTTCAACAACGACCGCATGGTCGCCAGCGCCGCCCTGGGCTCGCGCAACCTCTACGAGTTCATCAACGACAACCCGGCCGTGGAGTTCCACCCCTCCGACTACGTCAACGACCCGGCCATCATCGCCCGTCACAACAAGATGGTCTCGGTCAACGTGGCCATGGCCATGGACCTCACCGGCCAGGCCGCCGCCGACGCCCTGCCCTACAACCACTACTCCGGCGTCAACGGAACCATGGACTTCATCCGCGGCGCGCAAAATTCGCCCGGCGGCAAAAGCATCCTCATGCTGCCCAGCACCACCCTCGACGGCCAGGCCAGCCGCATCACGCCCTCCCTCGATGGCATCCCCGTCGTCGTGCCCAGGGCCGAGGTGCAATACGTGGTCACCGAATACGGCGTGGTCAACCTCTTCGGCAAGACCTTGCAGGAAAGGGCCATCGCCCTGATCAGCGTGGCCCACCCGGACTTCCGCGACGAACTATACGAAAAAGCCAAGGATATCGGCCTGCTGGCCCCGGAGCGCACCTTCGCCGACACCATCCGCAGCGTCTATCCCCTCAAGCTGGAGGAAAAACGCATCATCGGCGGCCAGGAGATCTTCTTCCGCCCGGCCCGGCCCACCGACGAACGCAGCATCCAAGAGCACTTCTACAACCTCGACCACCGCGACGTCGTGCGCCGCTTCATGGCCGAAAAAAGCTCCTTCCTGCGCGAGGATCTGGCCGGCATGTATCAGGTCGACTACATCCACGACATGACCATGGTCGCCTCCACCGGCGAACTGGGCTTCGAAAAGGTCATCGCCGTGGGCGGTTATTTCCTCAACCCAGCCACCAACGTGGCCGAAGTGGCCTACAGCGTCAGCAAGGAATGGCAAGGCAAGGGCATCAGCTCGGTCATCCAGGAAAAACTGGCCGTCGCCGCCCGCGAACACGGCATCGCCGGCTTCGAGGCCTTCACCTTCCCCCACAACAAGAGCATGATCGCCTTGTTTGAAAAGCTGCCCTTCAAGGTCACCAGCCGCCTGGCCGACGACACCTTGATCCTCGTCTGCCGCTTCGACGAGCCCAAACCGCAAAAAGAAGAGCAGACCCGCGCCTAAGGCGCTTGGCCCGCCAAAAAACAACGCCCCTCGCCATCACTGGCCGGGGCGTTGTTTTTGCCACAGGCGCTATTTCTCGACGTAGACCCCAGAGCCAATGAAATAATCCGTGCCCGGGACGGGCTCCACGTAGCCCCGCTTGAGGTGCGCGCCGCCCATGCCCGGCCGCGCCCAATAAAAATCGAAAAACCCGCCGCCCTTTTTGGCCACGGCCACCGCCTCGCGCACGGCGTATTTGCCCTTGGCGTCCTTCAAATCTCGCAGATTGACGCCCACCAGCTCTGGCTGGGCCGCGTGGGCGATGTTGCGGCAATTCATGTCGTAAACATAAAGATAGCCCGAGCCGTCATCATAAAAACGGATCGGCGCGATGAAGTTGCGGATCAAGGCCATCCGCGCCCGCTCGTCGGGCTGGCCCTCCAACAGGGCCGCCAACCCCAACGCCGCCGCGTGCACCACCGCCCTGACCTCGCGCTCGGCGCAGTCAAGCGCCGACGAAGCCGCCGCCGGGCCAGACCACGGGCCCAACACCACGCCAAAAACCATCAGCCCCGCGACCAGGCCCGCGCCGAACACGCCACCCCTCGCGCCACTTCTCGCCATCATTGGCCGCCCCTTCTCCCATCTTATGAACGACGGCGCGGTAAACGCCGCCAAAACCAATCAGTGCTCGACCACCTGCCAACGCCGCCGGGCCGCGCTATTTAACGGCGCGATATACGCCCGAGCCGATGAAATAATCCGTGCCCGCGATAGGCTCGGCATAGCCGACCTTGGGCGTGATCTCCTTGGTGTCGGGGCGCGGCCACCAGAAATGATAATACCCCCCACCCTTTTTGCCGGCCTCCACCGTCTGGCGCACCGGATGATTGCCCTTATCGTCGACAAGGTCGGCAAGCTGCTTGCCCACCATCTGCGGTTGGGCCGCGTGGGCGATGTTGACGCAGTTGGAGTCGTAAACAAACAAATAGCCGGAATTATCGGATAAAAAGCGGATCGGCGCGATGAATTTGCGCAGCAACGCCACCCGCGCCTCATCGTTGGGCTGATCCTTCAGCAACGGCGCCAAACCCTGGGCCAAGGCGTGCACCACCGCTTTGATCTCGCGCTCGTCGCAGCTGCGCCCGTCATCGGCCGCCCAAGCCGAACCCAGGCCCAACGCCAGGCACATCAGCGCCGCGCCACAGATCTTGCCCAACAAGCTACCTTTGCCCATTGCTCTCCGCTCCTCTCGCCGGACCCCGTGGCTCACTCCCGCCGGATTTCGGGATCCATGTGCACGATTACCTGATCCAAGCCTTCGATATCACGCAGCAAACAAAGCTCAACTGTCTTGGCGATGGCGTGGCCCTCGGCCACGGTCATCTCCGCCGGCACCACCACGTGCACCTGGGCCTGGTGCAGCCCGCCCGAGCTGCGCACGCGCAGATCGTGAAAGCCACGCACGCCAGGCACCGTGCGCACGCACTCCTCGATGCGGCTGGTGATCTCCGCCGGGGGCGCGGCGTCGGAAAGCTCGCGCAACGCCGCCCACAACACCCGCCAGCCCGCCGCCAGGATCATCAGCGCCACCACCAGCGTGGCCAGCGCGTCGGCCCAGTCCAGCCCAGGCCAGATCATCGCCACGCCCACCCCCGCCAGCACCGCCACCGAAGACAACGCGTCCGAACGATGATGCCAGGCGTTGGCCCGCACCGAGGCGCTGTGAATCCGCCGACCCACCGCCATCGTCACCTGAAAAAGCATTTCTTTGGCTAGGATCGAAACCGCGGCCACCGCCAAGGCCAAGCCAGTCGGCGCGCCGGCCGCCGGCCGGCCCAGCGAAAGCACGGCGTCATAACCCAATAACGCCGCCACCGCCGCCAACGTCAGCCCCACCACCGCCGCCGACATCGTCTCCAAACGGGCGTGGCCAAAATGGTGATTGCTGTCGGGGCCCTTGCCGCGCATGCGTAGGCCCCACAACACCACCACATCACTGAATAAATCGCTGATGGAATGCACCGCGTCGGCGATAAGCGCCTGGCTGCGGCCCAACACGCCGCCCAAAACCTTCAGCGCGATCAACGCCACATTGACCCAAAGCCCCAACCAGGTTATGCGCCTGCCGGACAAATCGCCTCTGTCATGATCAGTGGGCATCGTCGATGACCACCCTCGCTTGCCTGCTGTTGGATACATTGCGCCATGATGACCGACAGCGCGGGGCTCTGGCTGGATGATCGGTCCCCAGGGTCGGGCGCTTGGTTCATGATAACGCAAAGCGCCCCGCGGCGCGAGGTGTTGGATGAGGTGGTTTTGCAATGAGCGCCGGGCTGGGGAAGGCACGGAAAAGAGAAGAGGGAATCGGCCTGCGGGACGAGGCGGGGGCTCTTTTGCCTCGCGGCGGCGGAGCCCCCGCCCAGGGGCCATCGAGGGTAGGCGCCAATCTGGCATGGTCGGCCCGCTCTGCCTGACCGGGCGCCGGCCTCTTTTTCTTTGGGCGCAAAAGAAAAAGCTCCCCCCCGCGTCTTGCGCTGGCCGTAGCCCGGCCTCAGGGCACGTCGGCCTCGTGCCAGGAATAGCAGGTCACGTCCGGCACTTGTTCCAGTTCATCCAGCATCGTCGCCCACTTGGCGCCCGAGATGATGCGCAGCCGGAAGGTGGCCGAGACGGTGTCGCTTTCCAGGCAACGATTTTTGCCCAAAAAGATCAGATGCGCGCCGTAGTGTTTGAGCAGATCGCGCACGCCATCGACGGCCTTGCGTGAATCGGCCTCGAGGCTGAGCACGACCAGTTGTTCCTTGGGCAGCAGGCGCGCCAGCGTGGGGAAGAAGGCCAGCGCGACAAACGTCAGCGCCACCACCACGAAGGCTGGCAGATAGAGCCCCGCGCCCACCGACAGGCCCACGCCGGTCAGCACCCACATGGCCGCGCCGGTGGTGACGCCCCAGGCCGAACGCCGGCCCTGGATGATCGCGCCAGCGCCCAAAAAGCCCATGCCGGCGATGGCGTATGACGGCAGGCGGCCGGGATCCATGCGGATCATGCTGTCGTTGGCGTTGGAGGCGAAAAGTTGGGTGAGGTAGAGCGACAGGCTCATCAGCAGGGCGCCGGCCATGCACACCAGGATGCACGAGCGCAGGCCTGCGGCCTTGCTGTGGCGTTCACGCTCCAAGCCGATGATCATGCCCAAGGCCCCGGCCATGGCGATGCGGGCGACCATTGTTGTTTCATCTAGATAGACCATGGGCCCCCCTTTTTTGCTTGGCCACGCCGCCGGCGGGGCGTCGGCCACCCCGCCGGCGGCGTTTGCCGTCAGAACTTGACCTGAGGCGCTTGCTGGGCCTGGGCCGCCGCCTGGAACGGCTCGATGCGTTCGAAGCCCATCAGCCGGGCCAGGATCATCGTCGGCAGGGTTTCCACCGCCAGGTTGTATTCCTTGACCGCCGCGTTGTAGCGCGTGCGGGCCACGGTGATGCGATTTTCGGTGCCTTCGAG
Protein-coding regions in this window:
- a CDS encoding PaaI family thioesterase, which produces MEEKSLQQRLDHARHTVGGDPWAKFIDIRIDEVEERYAKVSILPEARHLNALGMVHGAVFYALADQAYAVASNTAPSPAVLIEANLNILNAGKPGVRLCAEARARDVKRKLTTWDVEIKDPDGKLMAVSRGITYSL
- a CDS encoding bile acid:sodium symporter gives rise to the protein MSAGPRPADWALLLAAMGGLAAGWLWPRAGIIIAPYLAWCMAGVLFLAFLRLDFAALTRVDRASLGGLATWTTLKLILLPLAAWAVTAILAPRWALAALVLSGVSAGVTSPFFAGLLGADMAGALRLVMASSLLAPLSLPALVELLAGRHMSASLTDMAAMLAAVILSPLLLARVCRLLWPRAALAVAARGLPLNLAIIFCANAGVMAKYGQYLRGRPLELLAALGLACLLALAYAGIGLGLGRLSNGRLDGLTGAAGLAFCNNILALVFAERFFGPLEALLCAAYTAPYFLVLIPLRLAAGRAGRSER
- a CDS encoding metallophosphoesterase; its protein translation is MSWRFLLFISTFFAIYGGANALIFRWLRPVLPAAGPWRLGLMLWFGLMVLSPVISRNLESWGWLRPAAVFDVVGYYWMGLVFVGIFLLGLAKLAGWLLPIGPKTAVWLGLLATAAAFAYGYYEAANPGLSFVTVEAKLPPGVKRIRIAQIADQHLGYTINSDRLANVCRLVASQKPDIVVSTGDLLENTMADPAAVLEPLRRLDPPLGKWAVLGNHEFYMDLNAALEYHRMAGFELLRGQGRALPGALSLAGVDDRPQSDGPAERAMLQALPQDMPVVFLKHRPDVTDESRGRFDLMLCGHTHGGQMFPFGLIVRRVFPMLEGLHQLPGGEKVFVSRGSGLWGPPLRILAPPEVVIIDLVPAGAK
- a CDS encoding STAS domain-containing protein yields the protein MEVTSVREGGALICKLVGRLDASSSPMVDQAMQGQLTEDDKLLLCDMSELEYISSAGLRILLMRAKEMAARKGKLALFAPRPEVKQVFEIAGFTKIIPLFATKEEALKAC
- a CDS encoding GNAT family N-acetyltransferase; translation: MRSHKNTYWPDDYQYKKYNVTQAISRIRPGQRVFIGSGAGEPQALVRELSKSSSHFTDVEIVRLLGLESSPLAPIAMRTSGHSLNVRYFYLGSAKTQTLAASKRFFTPINLSAVPRLFKTRQLPIHVALIQCSEPDDFGWMSLGVSVDVTLAAVQAADMVIAQVNPKMPRVLGHGFVHVNDVDIIVEREEELIYLEQSPNFESANLIAKHVAKLIDDGSTLQMSLGATPQAIWLGVSSKNDLGVHTQFLTDGVMKLFAQGVINNKNKGFNNDRMVASAALGSRNLYEFINDNPAVEFHPSDYVNDPAIIARHNKMVSVNVAMAMDLTGQAAADALPYNHYSGVNGTMDFIRGAQNSPGGKSILMLPSTTLDGQASRITPSLDGIPVVVPRAEVQYVVTEYGVVNLFGKTLQERAIALISVAHPDFRDELYEKAKDIGLLAPERTFADTIRSVYPLKLEEKRIIGGQEIFFRPARPTDERSIQEHFYNLDHRDVVRRFMAEKSSFLREDLAGMYQVDYIHDMTMVASTGELGFEKVIAVGGYFLNPATNVAEVAYSVSKEWQGKGISSVIQEKLAVAAREHGIAGFEAFTFPHNKSMIALFEKLPFKVTSRLADDTLILVCRFDEPKPQKEEQTRA
- a CDS encoding cache domain-containing protein, which produces MMARSGARGGVFGAGLVAGLMVFGVVLGPWSGPAAASSALDCAEREVRAVVHAAALGLAALLEGQPDERARMALIRNFIAPIRFYDDGSGYLYVYDMNCRNIAHAAQPELVGVNLRDLKDAKGKYAVREAVAVAKKGGGFFDFYWARPGMGGAHLKRGYVEPVPGTDYFIGSGVYVEK
- a CDS encoding cache domain-containing protein, which codes for MGKGSLLGKICGAALMCLALGLGSAWAADDGRSCDEREIKAVVHALAQGLAPLLKDQPNDEARVALLRKFIAPIRFLSDNSGYLFVYDSNCVNIAHAAQPQMVGKQLADLVDDKGNHPVRQTVEAGKKGGGYYHFWWPRPDTKEITPKVGYAEPIAGTDYFIGSGVYRAVK
- a CDS encoding cation diffusion facilitator family transporter, with the protein product MPTDHDRGDLSGRRITWLGLWVNVALIALKVLGGVLGRSQALIADAVHSISDLFSDVVVLWGLRMRGKGPDSNHHFGHARLETMSAAVVGLTLAAVAALLGYDAVLSLGRPAAGAPTGLALAVAAVSILAKEMLFQVTMAVGRRIHSASVRANAWHHRSDALSSVAVLAGVGVAMIWPGLDWADALATLVVALMILAAGWRVLWAALRELSDAAPPAEITSRIEECVRTVPGVRGFHDLRVRSSGGLHQAQVHVVVPAEMTVAEGHAIAKTVELCLLRDIEGLDQVIVHMDPEIRRE
- a CDS encoding MgtC/SapB family protein, which encodes MVYLDETTMVARIAMAGALGMIIGLERERHSKAAGLRSCILVCMAGALLMSLSLYLTQLFASNANDSMIRMDPGRLPSYAIAGMGFLGAGAIIQGRRSAWGVTTGAAMWVLTGVGLSVGAGLYLPAFVVVALTFVALAFFPTLARLLPKEQLVVLSLEADSRKAVDGVRDLLKHYGAHLIFLGKNRCLESDTVSATFRLRIISGAKWATMLDELEQVPDVTCYSWHEADVP